In a single window of the Desulfovibrio mangrovi genome:
- the folD gene encoding bifunctional methylenetetrahydrofolate dehydrogenase/methenyltetrahydrofolate cyclohydrolase FolD, with product MSAEIISGTDMRTAILEELASEVEAMKAKHGKGPGLVTILVGENPASVSYVTLKVKTALKLGFHEIQDNQPESISEEELLALIERYNQDPDIHGILVQLPLPKHINEEKVIYAIDPDKDVDGFHPVNLGRMVIGGDSGGFLPCTPAGIQEMIVRSGTETSGAEVVVVGRSNIVGKPISIMMGQKGKGANSTVTMVHTRTRDLAEHCKRADILIVAAGVPGLVKPDWIKPGATVIDVGVNRVGTSSTGKAILSGDVDFAEACKVAGKITPVPGGVGPMTIAMLMKNTVKSAWMHLEKKTADGQNCR from the coding sequence ATGAGCGCGGAAATTATCAGCGGCACCGATATGCGTACCGCCATTCTGGAAGAGCTGGCCTCGGAAGTCGAGGCAATGAAGGCCAAGCACGGCAAAGGGCCGGGGCTGGTCACCATTCTGGTGGGTGAGAACCCCGCCTCCGTAAGCTACGTCACCTTGAAGGTGAAGACTGCCCTCAAGCTGGGCTTCCATGAGATTCAGGACAACCAGCCTGAATCCATCAGCGAGGAAGAGCTTCTCGCCCTCATCGAACGCTACAATCAGGATCCGGATATCCACGGTATTCTGGTGCAGCTACCTCTGCCCAAGCACATCAACGAAGAAAAGGTCATCTACGCCATCGACCCCGACAAGGACGTGGACGGTTTCCACCCCGTCAACCTCGGTCGCATGGTCATCGGTGGCGATAGCGGCGGCTTTCTGCCCTGCACGCCTGCGGGCATTCAGGAAATGATCGTTCGTTCCGGCACGGAAACCAGCGGTGCCGAAGTTGTTGTCGTGGGCCGTTCCAATATCGTGGGCAAGCCCATCTCCATCATGATGGGGCAGAAGGGCAAGGGCGCGAACAGCACCGTGACCATGGTGCACACCCGTACCCGTGACCTGGCCGAACACTGCAAGCGTGCAGACATTCTCATTGTCGCAGCAGGTGTTCCCGGTCTGGTGAAGCCCGACTGGATCAAGCCCGGCGCTACCGTCATCGACGTCGGGGTTAACCGCGTGGGCACCAGTTCCACCGGCAAGGCCATTCTTTCCGGCGACGTTGATTTTGCCGAAGCCTGCAAGGTTGCCGGCAAGATTACTCCCGTTCCCGGCGGCGTCGGTCCCATGACCATCGCCATGCTGATGAAGAACACCGTGAAGTCCGCCTGGATGCATCTTGAAAAAAAGACCGCTGACGGACAGAACTGCCGATAG
- the nuoF gene encoding NADH-quinone oxidoreductase subunit NuoF encodes MREEYAARLHAPNMRHIFICGGTGCHATGSIAVKDRLVEEVAARGLGETVRIVETGCNGFCALGPLLLVHPDNIFYQKLSADDIPELVEEQLVHGRQVERLLYRDPQTKKPIPHFGDIPFFARQQPWTLRNKGIINPESIEDYIGRDGYLGTAKALLELTPESIVQEMLTSGLRGRGGAGFPTGMKWQFAQRSPGDVKYVLCNADEGDPGAFMDRSILEADPHAVLEGMIIAARAINAHQGYIYCRSEYPLAVRRVQIAIDQARALGLLGRDILGSGFDFDVEIYQGAGAFVCGEETALMRSIEGKRGMPRPRPPFPAHKGLWEKPTILNNVETLANVAQIMINGGAWYASVGTEKSKGTKVFALSGDVNNIGLVEVPMGTPLRSIVYDIGGGIPKKRKLKAVQLGGPSGGCIPEAHLDVVVDYEEIAKVGAIMGSGGAIVMDDRTCMVDMARFFLDFIQDESCGKCTPCREGTRRQLELLEKICAGNGEEGDIALLEELSAMITESALCGLGQTASNPVLSALRYFRDEFDAHITHKKCPAKRCAALLDFTVNAEKCKKCGKCYQTCPVQAIAWQKKEVAVINRDICVRCMSCFEACPFDAID; translated from the coding sequence ATGCGCGAAGAGTATGCGGCCCGCCTGCATGCGCCGAACATGCGGCATATCTTTATTTGTGGCGGCACGGGCTGCCACGCCACCGGCAGCATCGCCGTGAAGGACCGCCTTGTGGAAGAGGTCGCGGCACGTGGCCTTGGCGAGACGGTGCGCATCGTCGAAACAGGCTGCAACGGCTTCTGCGCGCTCGGCCCGCTGCTGCTGGTGCATCCCGACAACATTTTCTACCAGAAGCTCTCTGCTGACGACATTCCCGAACTTGTGGAAGAGCAGCTCGTGCACGGCAGACAGGTCGAACGCCTGCTGTATCGTGACCCGCAGACGAAGAAGCCCATTCCGCATTTCGGCGATATTCCCTTTTTCGCCCGTCAGCAGCCGTGGACCCTGCGTAACAAGGGGATCATCAACCCTGAGTCCATCGAGGACTATATCGGGCGTGACGGGTATCTCGGCACGGCCAAGGCCCTGCTGGAGCTGACGCCCGAATCCATCGTGCAGGAAATGCTCACCTCCGGCCTTCGTGGCCGCGGCGGAGCCGGTTTTCCCACGGGCATGAAGTGGCAGTTCGCCCAGCGCAGCCCCGGTGACGTGAAATACGTGCTCTGCAACGCTGACGAGGGCGACCCCGGTGCCTTCATGGACCGCTCCATTCTGGAAGCTGACCCTCATGCCGTGCTGGAAGGGATGATCATCGCGGCCCGCGCCATCAACGCGCATCAGGGCTACATCTATTGCCGTTCGGAGTATCCGCTGGCCGTGCGCCGTGTGCAGATCGCCATTGATCAGGCCCGTGCCCTCGGTCTGCTGGGCAGGGACATCCTTGGTTCCGGATTCGATTTCGACGTGGAAATCTATCAGGGAGCCGGTGCCTTCGTCTGCGGCGAGGAAACGGCACTCATGCGTTCCATCGAAGGCAAGCGCGGTATGCCGCGTCCGCGTCCGCCATTCCCTGCGCACAAGGGGTTGTGGGAAAAACCCACCATCCTCAATAACGTGGAAACCCTCGCCAATGTTGCGCAGATCATGATCAACGGCGGCGCGTGGTATGCCTCTGTGGGCACGGAAAAGAGCAAGGGTACCAAGGTGTTCGCACTCTCCGGCGATGTGAACAACATCGGCCTTGTGGAAGTGCCTATGGGCACCCCCCTGCGCAGCATCGTCTATGACATCGGCGGCGGCATTCCCAAGAAACGCAAGCTCAAGGCCGTGCAGCTCGGCGGTCCGTCCGGAGGATGCATTCCGGAGGCCCACCTTGATGTTGTTGTCGACTATGAAGAGATTGCCAAGGTCGGAGCCATCATGGGGTCCGGCGGTGCCATTGTCATGGATGACCGCACCTGCATGGTGGATATGGCCCGCTTCTTCCTCGACTTCATTCAGGACGAAAGCTGCGGCAAGTGTACCCCTTGTCGCGAAGGCACCCGCCGCCAGCTGGAACTGCTGGAAAAGATTTGTGCGGGCAATGGCGAAGAGGGCGACATAGCACTGCTTGAAGAGCTCTCTGCCATGATCACGGAATCCGCTCTGTGCGGGTTGGGGCAGACCGCCTCCAACCCCGTGCTTTCCGCACTGCGTTACTTCCGCGATGAGTTCGACGCCCATATCACGCATAAGAAGTGTCCTGCCAAGCGCTGCGCCGCGTTGCTCGACTTCACGGTCAATGCGGAAAAATGCAAGAAGTGCGGCAAGTGCTACCAGACCTGCCCCGTGCAGGCGATTGCGTGGCAGAAGAAGGAAGTGGCCGTCATCAATCGCGATATCTGTGTGCGCTGCATGAGCTGCTTTGAGGCCTGTCCTTTTGACGCCATTGATTAG
- a CDS encoding substrate-binding periplasmic protein, which translates to MHILWHIAHRILRPAVPALALALCMVVASYASAPRTSTPTDVASSESPKHPLAEATINDIRFMTEQYPPFNYKEEGKLKGISVDILNTVLKEMKATVSSRQVRLMPWARAYKILQNTPNSCLFVMTRSPIREHLFQWVGPIMPTTIAVIARKNSRITINTPEDLNKYSIAALQDDIGHSLLLKNGYPENKITKNPYAEGIVEMLLTNRVDAWAYEESVADFFIRKTGHNPQDFERVFVLEQSEVFFAFSAETSPAIVEAFQAAFDAVKGRGEVDAIIHRYIP; encoded by the coding sequence ATGCACATCCTCTGGCACATCGCACATCGGATACTCCGCCCGGCAGTTCCCGCCCTTGCCCTTGCCTTATGCATGGTTGTCGCATCCTACGCTTCCGCCCCGCGCACATCCACACCCACTGACGTCGCATCATCTGAATCTCCCAAACATCCTCTGGCCGAAGCAACCATCAACGACATACGTTTCATGACCGAACAGTATCCGCCTTTCAACTACAAGGAAGAGGGAAAGCTCAAGGGGATATCTGTCGACATCCTGAACACCGTGCTCAAGGAGATGAAGGCAACGGTTTCCTCCAGGCAAGTCCGGCTGATGCCTTGGGCCAGGGCTTACAAGATATTGCAAAACACCCCCAACTCCTGCCTCTTTGTCATGACCCGCAGCCCCATCCGGGAACACCTGTTCCAGTGGGTAGGCCCCATCATGCCGACCACGATCGCCGTCATAGCCAGAAAAAACTCCAGGATAACGATCAACACACCTGAAGACCTGAACAAGTACAGCATCGCCGCCCTGCAGGACGACATAGGCCACTCCCTGCTGCTCAAGAACGGATACCCTGAGAACAAGATCACCAAGAATCCCTATGCCGAGGGCATTGTCGAGATGCTGCTCACCAATCGTGTTGATGCCTGGGCCTATGAAGAATCCGTTGCAGACTTCTTCATACGGAAGACTGGACACAACCCGCAGGATTTCGAACGGGTGTTTGTTCTTGAACAGTCCGAAGTGTTCTTCGCCTTCAGCGCCGAAACTTCCCCGGCCATTGTCGAAGCCTTTCAGGCGGCCTTTGACGCCGTCAAAGGCCGAGGCGAGGTTGATGCCATTATTCACCGGTACATTCCCTGA
- a CDS encoding universal stress protein, which produces MELPILNNFLVPVDGGESSRRAKRYAVALAQKCGAKVILFYAHGQVSGRIGAEGRQKIVQKNLEGIDKVFGIYEDGFKEAGVEFDTIVAAGEPSDAIIKAACEYNCGMIIMGAKGQTGVRKVLGSVATKVSSSSPIPVLVVGTECDCTNSCGKECLWKWRFEPVPNLQKKPCKR; this is translated from the coding sequence ATGGAACTTCCCATTCTCAATAATTTTCTTGTCCCGGTGGACGGCGGCGAATCTTCCCGCCGCGCCAAGCGGTATGCGGTGGCTCTTGCGCAGAAGTGTGGCGCCAAGGTCATCCTTTTCTATGCACATGGTCAGGTATCCGGCCGCATCGGCGCAGAAGGCCGTCAGAAGATCGTGCAGAAGAATCTTGAAGGCATCGATAAGGTATTCGGCATCTACGAAGACGGCTTCAAGGAAGCCGGCGTGGAATTCGATACCATTGTGGCAGCCGGTGAACCTTCTGATGCCATCATCAAGGCAGCCTGCGAATACAACTGCGGCATGATCATCATGGGCGCCAAGGGGCAGACCGGTGTGCGCAAGGTGCTCGGTTCCGTGGCCACCAAGGTGAGCTCTTCCAGCCCCATTCCGGTGCTGGTGGTGGGCACCGAGTGCGATTGCACCAATTCCTGCGGCAAGGAGTGCCTGTGGAAGTGGCGCTTTGAACCCGTGCCGAACCTGCAGAAAAAGCCCTGTAAGCGATAG
- the fdhF gene encoding formate dehydrogenase subunit alpha — MSNTLTLNGITCEFTPGETILDVARRNYVDIPTLCHLKGTTPTGACRICVVEVKGARSLVAACAAPAGAGMEIQTESPNVVRSRRMNLELLLSSGTHDCLLCPASGDCTLQALAFRYGAGGKRFAVRKPAHTPDVSNPFLIRDFSKCILCGRCVQACKQVQVNDAIDFGYRGAKTKIITRNDLPLGQSDCVFCGECLQVCPVGAITLKDARKKPRLCETQAVRTTCAYCGVGCQVNLHVRDNRIHMVTGAEAAPNHGSLCVKGRFGLEFINSPERLTTPLVRKDGELVPASWDEALNAVAQRLSAVCTQHGADSVGVLTSARCTNEENYLIQKFARAVVGTNNVDHCARLUHSPTVAGLAAAFGSGAATNPMHDVINADVVLITGSNITENHPVLAAQLKRAVKFGRPDGRRTRLIVADPRKVGIARHADIWMRPTPGTDVAWINGLAHVILRENLHDAAYVAERTEEFEAFRAAVAAFTPEHVQAVTGIPAAQVEEAARLYASGRALIFYCMGMTQHVSGTDNVKALANLSMLCGNIGREGGGLNPIRGQNNVQGACDMGGLPDKLPGYRNVADAEARGAVGKAWGTVLPDGKGMTSRDMFHAMEHGTLKALYLVGENPMVSHADLGHAERCFDSLDFLVVQDIFLTETARRADVVLPSACFAEKDGTFTNTERRVQRVRKAVNAPGEALADWRIVCSLANRMGAQWSYASPKDVMREIAAVTPSYAGISYDRIEEEGLHWPCPDAAHAGTPILHKEQFVRGKGRFHAVAFVPPAELPDEAYPFILTTGRVLYQYHTGTMTRKAKGLAAKEGECFVEIAREDALRLGIGQGADVRVSSRRGSIVVKARISPKAVSGTVFIPFHFAEAAANRLTHDASDPASGISEFKVCAVRVEPAA; from the coding sequence ATGAGTAACACACTGACACTGAACGGCATTACCTGCGAGTTCACGCCCGGTGAAACGATTCTGGACGTGGCGCGGCGTAATTATGTGGATATTCCCACACTGTGCCACCTGAAGGGGACGACGCCCACGGGTGCGTGCCGTATCTGCGTGGTGGAGGTAAAGGGCGCGCGCAGCCTTGTGGCGGCCTGTGCCGCACCTGCCGGTGCGGGCATGGAGATTCAGACGGAATCGCCGAACGTGGTGCGTTCCCGCCGGATGAATCTGGAACTGCTGCTTTCTTCGGGCACGCATGACTGCCTGCTCTGTCCGGCATCGGGCGACTGCACCCTGCAGGCGCTGGCTTTCCGCTACGGTGCAGGTGGCAAGCGTTTTGCTGTCCGAAAGCCTGCTCATACCCCGGACGTGTCCAATCCTTTCCTCATTCGCGACTTTTCCAAGTGCATTCTGTGCGGTCGCTGTGTGCAGGCCTGCAAGCAGGTGCAGGTGAATGACGCCATCGACTTCGGCTATCGCGGAGCCAAGACCAAGATCATCACCCGCAACGACCTGCCGCTCGGCCAGTCGGACTGCGTGTTCTGCGGTGAGTGCCTGCAGGTATGTCCCGTGGGGGCCATCACCCTCAAGGATGCCCGCAAGAAGCCGCGCCTGTGCGAAACGCAGGCAGTGCGCACCACATGTGCATATTGCGGGGTGGGGTGTCAGGTGAATCTGCATGTGCGTGACAACAGGATTCACATGGTAACCGGTGCGGAGGCGGCACCCAACCATGGCAGCCTGTGCGTGAAAGGCCGTTTCGGGCTGGAGTTCATCAACTCGCCGGAACGTCTGACAACGCCGCTTGTCCGCAAGGATGGCGAACTTGTCCCCGCATCATGGGATGAGGCGCTGAATGCAGTGGCGCAGCGACTGTCTGCCGTGTGTACTCAGCATGGTGCGGATAGTGTGGGCGTGCTGACATCGGCCCGCTGCACCAATGAAGAGAACTACCTCATACAGAAATTTGCCCGCGCGGTGGTCGGCACGAATAACGTTGACCACTGCGCACGGCTCTGACACTCCCCCACGGTGGCCGGTCTGGCCGCCGCATTCGGAAGCGGAGCTGCAACCAACCCCATGCATGATGTGATCAACGCCGACGTGGTGCTGATTACCGGTTCCAATATTACGGAAAACCACCCCGTGCTGGCGGCGCAGCTGAAGCGTGCCGTGAAGTTCGGCAGGCCGGATGGCCGCAGAACCCGCCTGATTGTCGCGGACCCGCGCAAGGTGGGCATTGCCCGCCATGCGGATATCTGGATGCGCCCCACGCCGGGAACGGACGTGGCGTGGATCAACGGGCTTGCCCATGTGATTCTGCGCGAGAACCTGCACGATGCCGCATACGTGGCCGAGCGGACCGAAGAGTTCGAGGCTTTCCGTGCGGCGGTGGCGGCGTTCACGCCGGAGCACGTGCAGGCCGTGACAGGCATTCCCGCCGCACAGGTGGAAGAGGCCGCACGGCTCTATGCCTCCGGCAGGGCCCTCATATTCTACTGCATGGGCATGACCCAGCACGTGAGCGGCACGGACAACGTGAAGGCGCTGGCAAACCTTTCCATGCTTTGTGGCAACATCGGCCGCGAGGGCGGCGGACTCAACCCCATTCGCGGGCAGAACAATGTGCAGGGCGCGTGCGATATGGGCGGTCTGCCGGACAAGCTGCCGGGCTACCGCAACGTGGCGGATGCCGAAGCCCGCGGTGCCGTGGGCAAGGCATGGGGAACCGTGCTGCCGGACGGCAAGGGCATGACCTCACGCGACATGTTCCATGCCATGGAGCATGGGACGCTGAAGGCGCTGTATCTGGTGGGCGAGAATCCCATGGTGTCCCATGCGGACCTCGGTCATGCAGAGCGTTGCTTTGATTCTCTCGATTTTCTGGTTGTGCAGGATATCTTTCTTACCGAAACAGCTCGCCGTGCCGACGTGGTGCTGCCTTCTGCATGCTTTGCGGAGAAGGACGGCACCTTCACCAATACCGAACGCCGCGTGCAGCGCGTACGCAAGGCTGTAAATGCCCCGGGCGAGGCCCTGGCGGACTGGCGAATCGTATGCAGTCTGGCCAATCGCATGGGCGCACAGTGGTCCTATGCCTCTCCCAAGGACGTCATGCGTGAGATTGCGGCGGTAACGCCCTCCTACGCGGGCATTTCCTACGACCGGATTGAGGAAGAAGGGCTGCACTGGCCCTGTCCGGATGCCGCGCATGCAGGCACGCCCATTCTGCACAAGGAGCAATTCGTGCGGGGCAAGGGGCGTTTTCATGCCGTGGCCTTCGTGCCTCCGGCGGAGCTGCCTGATGAGGCGTATCCCTTCATCCTGACCACGGGACGCGTGCTGTATCAGTACCATACCGGCACCATGACCCGTAAGGCCAAAGGTCTGGCGGCCAAAGAAGGGGAATGCTTCGTGGAGATTGCCCGGGAAGATGCCCTTCGTCTGGGCATAGGGCAGGGAGCGGACGTGCGCGTGAGCTCGCGTCGTGGTTCCATTGTGGTGAAGGCCCGCATTTCCCCCAAGGCGGTGTCTGGCACCGTGTTCATTCCCTTCCATTTTGCGGAAGCGGCAGCCAACCGGCTGACTCACGATGCCTCTGATCCCGCATCCGGCATCAGCGAGTTCAAGGTTTGTGCCGTGCGCGTGGAGCCTGCGGCATAG
- a CDS encoding formate--tetrahydrofolate ligase — MLLDVNNIKMLDPKDHPDWEVAQDAETRMKTIYKLGDEMGLEERELLPYGHYMGKIDYRSVLKRLANKPNGKFVNVTAINPTPLGEGKSTTTIGLVQGLGRRGKKASAAIRQPSGGPTMGVKGSAAGGGRSQCIPLTPFSLGFTGDINAIMNAHNLAMTALTARMQHERNYSDEKLLKLSGMPRLNVDPTRIEMGWVIDYCAQALRNIIVGMDGVNGAQDGYMMRSKFDIAVSSEVMAILAVSKDLKDLRERMGKIIMCYDKFGKPLTTKDFEVDGAMTAWLVDAVNPNLIQTLEGQPVIVHAGPFANIAIGQSSIIADQVGLKLSDYHVTESGFGADIGYEKFWNLKCHYSGLAPDASVVVATVRALKCHGGAPVPVPGKKLPEAYTTENVEWVEKGCANLLHHVNIVKKSGVSPVVCINAFVTDTKNEIKKIRELCEAAGARVAVSHHWEHGGEGALELADAVMDACNDKTTFTPLYDWSMPMRQRIEKVATEVYGADGVDYSFEAKARLESIENDAELSKLGLCMVKTHLSLSDDPARKGVPKGWRLKVRDVLTFGGAGFVVPVAGSISLMPGTGSNPSFRRIDVDTDTGRVEGLF; from the coding sequence ATGCTGCTGGACGTTAACAACATCAAGATGTTGGACCCCAAGGATCACCCGGACTGGGAAGTTGCCCAGGACGCGGAGACCCGCATGAAGACCATATACAAGCTCGGTGACGAGATGGGGCTTGAAGAGCGCGAACTGCTGCCCTATGGCCATTACATGGGCAAGATTGATTACCGCAGCGTGCTCAAGCGCCTTGCGAACAAGCCCAACGGCAAGTTCGTGAACGTTACCGCCATCAACCCCACGCCGCTGGGTGAAGGCAAGTCCACCACCACCATCGGTCTTGTGCAGGGGCTCGGACGCAGGGGCAAGAAGGCATCTGCAGCCATCCGCCAGCCTTCCGGCGGTCCCACCATGGGTGTGAAAGGCTCAGCCGCGGGCGGCGGGCGTTCCCAGTGTATTCCGCTTACTCCGTTCTCCCTTGGTTTCACCGGCGATATCAACGCCATCATGAACGCTCACAACCTCGCCATGACCGCGCTAACCGCGCGCATGCAGCACGAGCGCAACTATTCCGACGAGAAACTGCTCAAACTTTCCGGCATGCCCCGCCTGAATGTCGACCCCACCCGTATCGAGATGGGCTGGGTCATCGACTACTGCGCGCAGGCACTGCGTAACATCATCGTCGGCATGGACGGCGTGAACGGCGCGCAGGACGGCTACATGATGCGCTCCAAGTTCGACATAGCCGTGTCCTCGGAAGTCATGGCTATTCTCGCCGTTTCCAAGGACCTGAAGGACCTGCGCGAGCGCATGGGCAAAATCATCATGTGCTACGACAAGTTCGGCAAGCCGTTGACGACCAAGGATTTCGAGGTGGACGGTGCCATGACCGCATGGCTTGTGGATGCCGTGAACCCCAACCTCATCCAGACGCTGGAAGGCCAGCCCGTCATCGTTCATGCTGGCCCCTTCGCCAACATCGCCATCGGCCAGAGCTCCATCATCGCGGATCAGGTGGGCCTCAAGCTTTCCGATTATCATGTCACGGAATCCGGCTTCGGTGCCGACATCGGTTACGAGAAGTTCTGGAACCTCAAGTGTCATTACAGCGGTCTTGCTCCCGATGCTTCCGTGGTTGTGGCCACGGTGCGCGCACTGAAGTGCCATGGTGGTGCTCCCGTGCCCGTGCCCGGCAAGAAGCTGCCGGAAGCCTACACCACCGAGAATGTGGAATGGGTGGAAAAGGGCTGCGCCAACCTGCTGCATCATGTGAACATCGTGAAGAAATCCGGTGTGTCCCCCGTGGTGTGCATCAACGCCTTTGTCACAGATACCAAGAACGAGATCAAAAAGATTCGTGAGCTGTGCGAAGCCGCCGGTGCCCGCGTGGCCGTTTCCCATCACTGGGAACACGGCGGCGAAGGCGCGCTTGAACTGGCCGATGCTGTCATGGACGCCTGCAATGACAAGACGACGTTCACCCCTCTGTATGATTGGTCCATGCCCATGCGCCAGCGCATCGAGAAGGTGGCCACGGAAGTTTACGGAGCGGATGGCGTGGATTACTCCTTTGAGGCAAAGGCACGATTGGAAAGTATTGAGAACGATGCCGAGCTTTCCAAGCTTGGCCTGTGCATGGTCAAAACGCACCTTTCACTCTCCGACGATCCTGCCCGAAAGGGCGTGCCCAAGGGCTGGCGCCTCAAGGTTCGCGACGTGCTCACCTTCGGCGGTGCAGGGTTTGTTGTGCCGGTGGCCGGTTCCATCTCCCTCATGCCCGGAACGGGTTCCAACCCCTCGTTCCGCCGCATTGACGTGGATACGGATACGGGTCGCGTAGAAGGATTGTTCTAA
- a CDS encoding complex I 24 kDa subunit family protein yields the protein MSCCNHTHGVAVGCCGTAETASEITPDQWAEVHAVIARHKDTPGALITVLREAQDVVGYFPPELLDCIAEGMNIPASDVFGVVSFYSLFSLSPKGRHTIKVCTGTACYVKGIREVINRIASEYGIREGETTEDRRFDLEGVRCLGACGLAPVMVVGDDTHGAVSADKVLELLKKYT from the coding sequence ATGAGCTGCTGCAATCATACGCATGGCGTTGCTGTGGGCTGCTGCGGAACCGCTGAAACAGCATCCGAAATCACCCCCGACCAGTGGGCAGAGGTGCATGCCGTCATTGCCCGACACAAGGACACTCCGGGCGCGCTCATCACCGTGCTGCGCGAAGCACAGGACGTGGTGGGCTATTTCCCGCCGGAGCTTCTGGACTGCATTGCCGAAGGCATGAACATTCCCGCCAGCGACGTGTTCGGCGTGGTCTCGTTCTATTCCCTCTTTTCGCTGAGTCCAAAGGGACGTCATACCATCAAGGTCTGCACAGGCACTGCCTGCTACGTGAAGGGCATCCGTGAGGTCATCAACCGGATAGCCTCGGAGTACGGTATCCGCGAGGGCGAAACCACCGAAGACCGCCGCTTCGACCTCGAAGGCGTGCGCTGTCTCGGTGCATGCGGCCTTGCGCCTGTCATGGTGGTGGGGGACGATACGCATGGGGCCGTATCCGCCGACAAGGTCCTTGAACTTCTGAAGAAGTATACCTAG
- a CDS encoding substrate-binding periplasmic protein produces MTEDYPPYNYVEQGKLKGMSIEILKAVLNNMNVAENDQRIRLLPWARGYKTVLEVPDTCLFAMNRSPEREHLFQWVGPFAPNTIVVLARKNRKIRISSPDELNNYTIATIQDDIAHSMLLKHGYLDSKIVKNPYATSIVAMLNRDRVDAWAYDENVARYFIRQAGSNPDDYERVYLLDAFDLYFAFNWDTNPKIVQAFRETFNTLKAKGEVDAIVRRYTN; encoded by the coding sequence ATGACTGAAGACTACCCTCCCTATAATTACGTGGAGCAAGGCAAACTCAAGGGCATGTCCATCGAAATTCTGAAAGCCGTGCTCAACAACATGAACGTGGCGGAAAACGACCAACGCATCCGCCTCCTGCCTTGGGCAAGGGGATACAAGACTGTGCTGGAAGTGCCGGACACCTGTCTGTTTGCCATGAACAGAAGTCCTGAACGCGAACACCTTTTCCAATGGGTCGGCCCCTTCGCCCCCAATACCATCGTGGTACTCGCCCGCAAGAACCGGAAAATCAGAATCAGCTCGCCTGACGAACTGAACAACTACACCATTGCCACCATTCAGGATGATATTGCTCACAGCATGCTGCTCAAACATGGGTATCTGGACAGCAAGATCGTCAAGAATCCCTACGCCACAAGCATCGTTGCCATGCTCAACAGAGACCGGGTGGACGCATGGGCCTATGATGAAAACGTTGCCCGCTACTTCATCAGACAGGCGGGAAGCAACCCCGACGACTACGAGCGAGTCTACCTGCTTGATGCATTTGATCTCTATTTCGCCTTCAACTGGGATACGAACCCCAAGATCGTGCAGGCATTCCGTGAGACGTTCAACACGCTGAAGGCCAAGGGAGAAGTGGACGCCATTGTCCGGCGTTACACGAACTAA
- a CDS encoding Lrp/AsnC family transcriptional regulator → MKIDKLSFQIAGQLLDGRKSYREIAQELSVAENTVRSRINKMQQDGVMDIVGRLDVEKIPGHTIVYTGVRLSERDLFSKCQELSELKGVISSAVVTGRFDIILTLLLREGFGLLEFYSNEMSKVEGILSVESFVVYKGTRMMAPYILDPDTLPE, encoded by the coding sequence GTGAAAATCGACAAGCTGAGCTTCCAGATTGCGGGGCAGTTGCTTGACGGGCGCAAGTCCTACAGGGAAATCGCACAGGAGCTTTCCGTTGCGGAAAACACCGTGCGCTCGCGCATCAACAAGATGCAGCAAGACGGCGTAATGGACATTGTCGGGCGTCTGGATGTTGAAAAGATTCCCGGCCACACCATCGTTTACACGGGCGTACGTCTGAGCGAGAGAGACTTGTTCTCCAAATGTCAGGAACTGAGCGAGCTGAAGGGCGTCATCTCTTCCGCCGTGGTAACCGGCCGATTCGACATCATCCTGACCCTGCTGCTACGGGAAGGATTCGGACTGCTGGAGTTCTACTCCAATGAAATGTCCAAGGTCGAAGGCATCCTGTCTGTTGAGAGCTTTGTGGTGTACAAGGGTACCCGCATGATGGCTCCCTACATCCTTGATCCTGACACGCTGCCGGAATAG